The DNA region aaattaaaaggagcGTAGTTTTGatagagaaaaatacattttttcccgGTTAATCAAAgacgtaatttttctttttggttttattttccggGAGGAAAAAATTAGAAGAATAGTTTTTTCCCGGCTACTCAAAGACGTATGTTTTCTTTCTGGTTTTATTTTCCgggaggaaaaaatttaaaacgaaCACGGTTTTTGATAAAGGAGAATTGGGAGAGAATACtgaaattatatagtatataaagtaTTATCCTTCGTCTAATACTGCTGACacctttgataataataataattatgtttgtcTGAGTTATCACTCAAGTCATTTTGAAACTACAGCCAAGTCACACAGATCTCATTTAACGTGAcattgaaacaaaacaaataaatctgaCCCAAAAAACTGGATTCTtctcaaaatctaatcaactGTCCCTTTGCCCATAGTCGACCCCTGCGCAAAAATTTACCGATATCCACAGACCACTTTTCAAGATACGTGCACGAACGGACAGACGCACAGACAAATGACCTTCTCTCAACGAACGCaacaaaaacagacacacacacatgaaaggaAATGCGGCAACGGAAATTGACCAGAAAACGTGATCAACGCAACGgaggaataaatagaaaaaaataaagaagaaagatgtCGAAATTTTCgtctgttcttctttttcttcttcttcttcttcttcttatccaactcctcctcctacttcctcttcttctccttctccttctacttctacttcttcttcttcttcttcttcttctactcttcctcttcctcctcctcctccttcttcttcttctcctccttcttcttttcttcttctcctcctcctctttctccttcttctttttcttcttcttcttctcctttgtcttcttcttctccttctcattctcctgctccttctccttctccttcttctacttcatctccttcttctacttcttcttcttcttcttcgtcttcttcttcttcttcttcttcttcttctctttcttcctcttcttcttctcctactcttcttcttcttcttctcctcctcctttttcttcctcttcctcttcttctcctactcctcctcctcttcctccttcttcttcttcttcttcttctccttcttcttcttctcctcttcttcttcttcttctcctcctcctctttcttcatcttcatcttcttctcctactcctcctcctcctcctcctcctcctccttcttcttcttcttcttcttcttcttcttcttcttcttcttcttcttcttctcgtccttTAGCCGAGGAATGATTTACCCGTGTAGGAGAGAAATAGGAAAATGATCGAGGCCgcggaaaaacaaaatattcatgaacGGGGGACAAGGCTGCATGCAATTTGAATGCAATTCTTGCAACGACGCCGCTATGCcgctgggttctctctctctctctctctctctctctctctctctctctctctctctctctcgcttgctcgccgtttattttttttttatttcaattctctCATTCTCAAGATCCTGCCTTTTTctgtaaaacagtttttttcacGGCaggtggaaaatatatatatatatatatatatatacatgaggaaAAATATGCAAGGTGTTttcgcgtatgtatgtatacatacacgcatactcatacatacatacatacatacatacatacatacatacatacatacatacatacatacatatatatacatatagcctacatatgtccgtatgtatgtatatatatgttgtaaatatatatgtgtgtgtgtgtatatacatacatatatatatatatatatatatatatatatatatatatatatatatatatatatatatatatatatatatatacccttccgATTTTTACCCTCAACCCCAACATTCAACTGACTGCCAGGTAAAATTTCACTCCTCAGTCAACAAAGGTACTTTAGATCCGTCAAGAATAGGAAATTAAATCTCTGTTCatacaaatatttctctctcctcttaacaataattaatattgtattatgcCAAAGGGAAATTAATTATGATGCCTTtggaggaaattaaaataaaaaaaacaaaaggctgtACTATATTATGTCAAAGAGAGATTAGTTACAGTGCgtctggagaaaaaaaatttttaaaagattgcCAGCAGATCCGTTCACATaattcctgaagaagaagaagaagaagaagaagaagaagaagaagaagaagaagaagaagaagaagaagaagaagaagaagaagaagaagaagaagaagaagaagaagaagaagaagaagaagaagaagaaaccgcATCGTTCGAaatcgtgtttgtttttttttagaaccaaAGAGGATGACgaacgcatatgtatatatatatatatatattttttttttttttttcacccgggATAGCTCGAAAAAAGGTTTGGAAATTGTTTAGCTCCGAAACCGGGGGCGCCTTTCTCTGCTCAAAATATTTCATCGTTCCTCTTCCGCGGCAAGagaaattttatctttacttgGGATATTATATTCTTTTACTGCGTTTATGAATGTACTCTGGATAAATTTTGGTAAgcttatgtatactgtatatatatgtatacaggcttatatatatacatacatatatatacatatatactgtatatatatatatatatatatatatatatatatatatatatatatatatatatatatatatatacacacttcatGCCTTGGAATAGGTGCCCCCAGAGGGTGCTACTGGCTCCCAGCCACtcctttagggatgaggttgcatgCCCCATGCCCTCCTCTGCTCAGGCTACAACGCACAACACTCGActaacaaccacacacacacatatgtatatatatatatatatatatatatatatatatatatatatatatatatatatatatgttagattgCAATCAAAATTTACAATGCAAGAGAAGAGCCTACCTCATGCAAAATACCTGCTTATTTAAGAATTatgctttcataataataataataataataataataataataataataataataataataataataataataataataaatttaagtaaGTATTATCTCCTAAATGGCGTTGTTTACATTTCCTACCCGCTGTCACttgcttttaaaacaaaacttctacctgagtctataataataataataataataataataataataataataataataaacttatgaaAGTATTATTTCTTAAATGGGTTCGTTTCCCATTTTATACCTGTTTTCActtactttcaaaacaaagatattttcgtttccttgctaataataataataataataataataataataataataataataataataataataataataataataataataataataataataagactgacGTCACCACCAGCGCGAGGacagcaaaactaataaaaaaatatacatacatatgtatatatatacatataatgcaagTACTGACAGACTCCCATCACTCCCCTGAGGCTTGTATTAAAATCATTAAAGGGTAACATTTAGTCCCCCCGGGGGCGAAGGGAGAAAGCGATAAGAGAAAGGGATACAGAAAGTGAAatagaaagtggaaaaacaaaGTGACACTTGGAAGACGAATGCAAGACGACGTTGATGATTTTTCCTTTGCGATAAGGATCGAGGTgatgatggtattattattattattattattattattattattattattattattattattattaagcattgatagatattttcttttgagagaaagcGACAAAGATTAGAAAATGGTAAACAAAGCTATTTAAGGAATAGTACTTCCataagtgaatattattattattattattattattattattattattagacctcTTTTCTCTACGGGTTCTCTCGAAAACGTGAAAATAGCTGAACATTTCATAAGTGTCACTGTTTGAATTGGTGAAAAAGGTCACTGTTGGAAATAGTGAAAAGGAGTTAGTGAAAAGAATTAGTGAAAAGGTCATTGGTTGAATTGTTGAAAAGATCAGTTTGAATCAGTGAAAAGGAATTAGTGAAAAGGGCACTGGTTGAATTGGTggaaaggaataagagaaaaggtCACAGGCTGAATTGGTGAAAAGGTCACTGTTTGAATCAGTGAAAAGTATTTGGTCAAAAGGTCACAGGCTGAATTAGTGAAAAGGTCACAGGCTGAATTGGTGAAAAGGTCACAGGCTGAATTGGTGAAAAGGTCACAGGCTGAATTGGTGAAAAGGTCAGATTGAACCAGTgaaaaggaattactgaaaagaaTTAGTGAAAAGGTCACTGGCTGAATTGGTGAAAATTCAGTGactccttttcctgtacctccgttcatattcccttccttccaccttactttcctcaaccctctcctgacaactgttCATCGTGTAACTGCAGAAGGTTTCCATCCTGTCAATTATCTTTTAAAATCTCCTTGacctttcaatttccctttcagcgccgaatgaccttatcaaggtcccagcccttggccgcCTTTCGCCTCAATTCTATACTCTAGTTCTAACTCAAGAGCCAGTGACGAAACTATGTCGATAACCTGGATGTTGTGACGCCATGTTGAGCAACCATAATCAATCAGTGAGGAAATTGGTTAAAAGTGTCACCTGTTGGAGAGAAGTATTGAAAGGACTTCCGCACTCAGTGAGAGCCCCTATAAGCATTATAAAcgagagagaatttgattaaCTGACCCGGATGCTTCCAAAGCCCTCGTTGATCCAGTAATGGACTGTAAGCAATCGGGTATTAGGGGTTCAGATCTCCctgttaatatatttaaaaaaaaggccgGACGGATGAAGAGAGATTGATGACATCAGCAATCAGGATTACGAGTGGATGCTCGGAATTGATTCCAGAGCCAGAGGAAATTGATTCCAGTGCTGGAGGAAATTGACTCCAGAGCTGTAAGAAACTGATTCCAGGACCGGAGGAAACTGATTCCAGAACCGTAGAAACTGATTCCAGAGCAGGAGAAAACTGATTCCAGAACCAGAGGAAATTGATTCCAGTACCAGCGGAAAATGATGCCAGAACCAGAGGAAACTGAATCCAGAACCAGAAGAAAATTATTCCAGAACCAGTGAAAACTGATTCCAGAACCGGAGGAAACTGATTCCAGCTCGGAAGAAACTGATTCCAGAGCCGGAGGAAATTAATTCCAGAACCGGACGAAATCGATTCCACAGCCGGAAGAAAATTATTCCAGAACCGTAGGAAATTGATTCCAGAACCGGAGGAAATTGAATCCAGAACCGTAGGAAATTTATTCCAGAACCGTAGGAAATTTATTCCAGAACCGTAGGAAATTGATTCCAGAACCGTAGGAAATTGATTCCAGAACCGCTGGAAATTGATTGCAGAACCGGAGGAAATTGATTCCAGAGCCGGAGGAAATTGATTCCAGGACCGGAGGAAATCGATTCCAGAGCCGAAGAAATTGATTCTAGAACCGTAGGAAATTGATTCCAGAGCCGGAGGAAACTGATTCCAGAACCGGAGGAAACTGATTCCAGAGCCGGAAGAAATTGATTCCAGAACCGGAGGAAATTGATTCCAGAACCGGAGGAAATTGATTCCAGAACCGAAGAAAATTGATTCCAGAACCCGAGGAAATTGATTCCAGAACCGGGAAATTTATTCCAGAACCAGAGGAAAACTGATTCCAGAACCAGAGGAACAGGATGATCCTGTCACAGAAACTGGAAACGTTTCGAACGTTTTAGTCTTGATTAAAGTGAAGTGAAGTCTTGTCGTGTTGTAATTGTTATCTATATGGAAAGAAAATAGATTGTAGTTATTGTAGAAATTACTTGTTTTGATAATGGACGCTCCAGTGTGgtatttcaagttcatttttaaaGTGTTGCACTGTTGACGCATCTatgcatatccatatatatatatatatatatatatatatatatatatatatatatatatatatatatatatatatatatatatatatatatatatatatgtgtgtgtgtgtgtgtgtgtgcgtgtattgtaTTCTAACTTATATACATGTGCTGAAGCATATTTAGTACCATCCAGTAAATGTACGATATATGAGCAATTGTTTGGATATACATAAACAGTACaacacttttacaaaaatatacttaaaataccACAACGGAGCATCCagcattaaaacaagtaaatctaCATTAACTGTACTCTGTTTCCTTGTATACATAcgtaacaacacacacacacacacaacgctacACTTTAATCAGGACTAAAACGTTTAGAACGTTTCCAGTCTCTGTGACAGGATCTTCCAGTTCCTCCGGTTCTGGAATCAGTTTCCTACAGTTCTGGAATCAGTTTCCTCCGgctttgaaataattttactccGGCTCTGGAATCAATTTCCTCCGGTTCTGGAATCAATTTCCTCCAGCTCTGGAATCAATTTCCTCCAGCTCTGGAATCAATTTCCTCGGGTTCTGGAATCAATTTCCTCCAGCTCTGGAATCAATTTCCTCCAGCTCTGGAATCAATTTCCTC from Macrobrachium rosenbergii isolate ZJJX-2024 chromosome 45, ASM4041242v1, whole genome shotgun sequence includes:
- the LOC136829963 gene encoding X-linked retinitis pigmentosa GTPase regulator-interacting protein 1-like, yielding MQIERILKNHRRISKFLSSVDRAQAGEAQADAEAAEAEGQAEAEEAVAEEEEEEEEEEEEEVPALLELEIKESIASRSVHIIPEEEEEEEEEEEEEEEEEEEEEEEEEEEEEEEEEEEEEEEEETASFEIVSQAELVKRSQAELVKRSQAELVKRSQAELVKSAE